The Strigops habroptila isolate Jane chromosome 13 unlocalized genomic scaffold, bStrHab1.2.pri S16, whole genome shotgun sequence genome window below encodes:
- the NSUN5 gene encoding probable 28S rRNA (cytosine-C(5))-methyltransferase: protein MVNRVPTAEAAPSAERLQALAGFQRKVLSHALSFPALQRLVYSTCSLHREENEDVVGAVLQERGSAFRLVDAFPCWPCRGLAAFPGAESCLRASAADTLTHGFFVAVLERRGDGAAASSSLPAAADNTSRHSEGTEPGAAPKKRKRKKQWVKE, encoded by the exons ATGGTGAACCGGGTGCCGACGGCAGAGGCTGCCCCCAGTGCCGAGCGGCTGCAGGCGCTGGCCGGCTTCCAGCGGAAGGTGCTGAGCCATGCCCTGAGTTTCCCGGCTCTGCAGCGCCTGGTCTACTCCACCTGCTCGCTGCACCGGGAGGAGAACGAGGACGTGGTGGGCGCCGTGCTGCAGGAGCGGGGCTCGGCCTTCAG GCTGGTGGACGCCTTCCCTTGCTGGCCTTGCCGAGGACTCGCTGCCTTCCCCGGGGCAGAGAGCTGCCTCCGCGCCTCTGCTGCCGACACCCTCACCCACGGCTTCTTCGTGGCTGTCCTGGAGCGGCGCGGGGACggggctgctgcctccag ctccctgcctgcggcCGCTGATAACACCTCCCGGCACAGTGAGGGAACGGagccaggagcagctcccaagaagaggaagaggaaaaagcagtgggTAAAGGAGTGA